GGGCCGGATTGATTACCGGGCGCTGGCGCTCAAGGAGCTGGAGGTCGCGTGAAGCTGAGCCGGCCGCGCTCCTGGGTACAGTGGCTCCGGCGGCTGTCTCAGGCCTTGTTTCTGGCATTGTTCCTGTGGTTCGTGCTGGTTGCCCGATTCCGTACCAGCGAAGCCGGCCCGGGTCCTGTGCGTTTCTTCTTTGAACTCGACCCGCTCGTCGCGCTGGCCACGTTCCTGTCCACCCACACGCTCGTGCGCGGGGTATTCTGGGCGGTTCTCGTCCTGGCCGCCACCGTGCTGCTTGGGCGCGTCTTCTGCGGCTGGGTTTGCCCGCTTGGCGCGGTCCACGCCCTGGCAAGCTGGTTTCGCCCGCGGCGCAAAGGCAAGAAAGGCCTGGAACTGCGTTCGCCCTGGCAACGCGGGAAGTATTTCGCGCTGGTCGCGCTGCTGGTCATGGCGCTGTTCGGCGTGCACTGGACCGGCGTGCTGGACCCGATTCCGCTGCTCTACCGGAGCGTGACCACGGCCGTGCTGCCCGCGTCGCAGTATGCGGTACAGGAGCCCGCGACGGCGGTCTACCGGGCTGACCCGCATATCGGCCCGCTGCATGTCACGGCGGTTTCGGAGCCCGTCTACAACTTCTCCCGCGATTCGGTATTCCGGTTCGAGCGCCAGACCTTCCTTGAAGGAACGTGGATTGCCCTGCTGTTCATCGGGATCGTCGCGCTGAATTTCGTCCGGCCGCGGTTCTGGTGCCGGTATGTCTGCCCGCTCGGCGGCCTGCTTGGCTTGCTGACGCGGTGGCCCGTGCTGCGCCTGCACAACGACGAAAGCACCTGCACGAATTGCGGCAAGTGCAATCTGGCGTGTCCCGCGGCGGCGCAACCCGACCAGCGCGGCAACTGGCTGGCCTCGGAGTGCTACGGCTGCTGGAACTGCGTGGCGGCGTGCGGGTCCAACTCGATCACGTTCCAGTGGGAATCGCCCTTCCGCAAACCCAACGCGGGAACCATCGATTTCTCGCGGCGCGCCACGCTCGCGGCGGGCGTGACGGGCGTGGCTTCGCTGTTGGCGCTGCGGCTGCCGCCTGCGTCGCGCAATCAGCAGCCGCTGCCTGCTTTGCTCATCCGCCCGCCGGGCGCGCGGGAGGAGCGCGCGTTTCTGCAGCGGTGCGTCCAGTGCGGCGTGTGCATGCGCGCGTGCCCGACCAACGCGCTGCAGCCGTGCGGCCTCGAGGCGGGCCTTGAAGCGCTCTGGACGCCCCGGCTGGTGCCGAAGATCGGCTACTGCCAGTTCAACTGCAACCTGTGCGGGCAGGTGTGCCCGACGGAGGCGATCCGGCCCGTGCCGCTGCCGGACAAGCAGATGCTCAAGATTGGCCTGGCCACGTTCGACACGTCGCGCTGTCTCCCGCACAACTACGGCCGCGAGTGTATCGTCTGCGAGGAACACTGCCCCCTGCCCAAGAAGGCGATCTACCTCGTCGAAAAAGAGGTGACCCTCCGCGACGGCGCAACACGGCGGCTCAAGCTGCCCTACGTCGATCCCGACCTCTGCATCGGCTGCGGGATGTGCGAATGGGCCTGCGTCTTCCGCGACCAGCCGGCTATCCGCGTCACCGCCGCGAACGAGACGCGCAATCCGTACAACGAGCCCATCCTGCCCGGTTACGGCGGCGCGTACGGATGACCGCGCGCGGCCGAGACGGCCGCATCAGCCGTCGAGCCGCCCCAGCCGCTCAATCAAGTCGCGTTGTTCCCGCGACAACCGCGCGGGCACGCGCACTTGCACGTGGACCAGCAGGTCGCCCTTGCCGCCGCGCGTCAGCGACGGCATGCCGAGTCCGCGCAGCCGGAACATGCTGCCGGGCTGCGTGCCCGCGGGCACTTTCAGGTCCGCATGGCCGTCGAGCGTCGGAACACGCACCGTCGCGCCGAGCGCGGCCTGCGCAAAGGTGAGGGACGCTTCGCAGACGAGGTCATTCCCTTGTTGCTTGAACACGGGGTCGTCCTGCACGCGCGTGACCACGTACAAATCGCCCGCAGGCGCGCCGCGTTCTCCCGCGTTGCCTTGCCCCGCGAGGCGCAGCCGCGTGCCCGTCTCCGCCCCTGCGGGGATGGCCACGCTGGCCGTG
The nucleotide sequence above comes from Candidatus Hydrogenedentota bacterium. Encoded proteins:
- a CDS encoding 4Fe-4S binding protein, which codes for MKLSRPRSWVQWLRRLSQALFLALFLWFVLVARFRTSEAGPGPVRFFFELDPLVALATFLSTHTLVRGVFWAVLVLAATVLLGRVFCGWVCPLGAVHALASWFRPRRKGKKGLELRSPWQRGKYFALVALLVMALFGVHWTGVLDPIPLLYRSVTTAVLPASQYAVQEPATAVYRADPHIGPLHVTAVSEPVYNFSRDSVFRFERQTFLEGTWIALLFIGIVALNFVRPRFWCRYVCPLGGLLGLLTRWPVLRLHNDESTCTNCGKCNLACPAAAQPDQRGNWLASECYGCWNCVAACGSNSITFQWESPFRKPNAGTIDFSRRATLAAGVTGVASLLALRLPPASRNQQPLPALLIRPPGAREERAFLQRCVQCGVCMRACPTNALQPCGLEAGLEALWTPRLVPKIGYCQFNCNLCGQVCPTEAIRPVPLPDKQMLKIGLATFDTSRCLPHNYGRECIVCEEHCPLPKKAIYLVEKEVTLRDGATRRLKLPYVDPDLCIGCGMCEWACVFRDQPAIRVTAANETRNPYNEPILPGYGGAYG